A DNA window from Bdellovibrio sp. BCCA contains the following coding sequences:
- a CDS encoding S1 family serine peptidase produces MKLMNHLLMVGLICLSATSFAKPSGDFHTKIVGGVEATPGEFPFIVSLHGSYGGHFCGASLIKKNWVLTAAHCAKGSTIKNVVIGLHDQRNASKAETIRPKRVIVHPQYDDNSADFDFALIELSKDSQYEPIEINTTEIAIPDSGDQIMATVAGWGVTNENSYSLPSRLQKVDVPLISHDSCNQSYKNTITDRMLCAGYAQGGKDSCQGDSGGPLVAKTVNGQNLLIGVVSWGNGCARAGQPGVYAKVNEATTWIEQTAR; encoded by the coding sequence ATGAAGCTAATGAATCATCTTTTGATGGTCGGTCTTATTTGTTTGTCGGCAACATCTTTTGCAAAACCAAGCGGCGATTTTCACACAAAAATCGTAGGCGGCGTAGAAGCCACTCCGGGTGAATTTCCGTTCATCGTGTCTTTGCATGGTTCCTACGGCGGTCACTTCTGTGGAGCCTCACTTATTAAGAAGAACTGGGTTTTGACAGCAGCTCACTGTGCAAAAGGTTCGACAATTAAAAATGTCGTGATTGGTTTGCACGATCAAAGAAATGCTTCTAAGGCAGAAACGATCCGTCCTAAGCGCGTGATCGTTCATCCACAATACGATGACAACAGCGCGGACTTCGATTTCGCATTGATTGAGCTTTCAAAAGATTCTCAGTACGAACCTATTGAAATCAACACGACTGAAATCGCAATCCCTGATTCTGGCGATCAGATCATGGCGACAGTGGCGGGTTGGGGAGTGACGAATGAAAACTCTTACTCATTGCCAAGCCGTTTGCAAAAAGTAGATGTGCCGTTGATTTCTCACGATTCGTGCAATCAAAGTTATAAGAACACAATCACAGACCGCATGCTTTGTGCTGGCTACGCACAAGGTGGCAAAGACTCTTGCCAAGGTGACAGCGGTGGACCGCTTGTTGCAAAAACAGTCAACGGTCAGAATCTTTTGATCGGCGTTGTAAGCTGGGGTAACGGCTGCGCTCGCGCAGGCCAACCAGGCGTTTACGCAAAAGTAAACGAAGCCACAACTTGGATTGAGCAAACAGCTCGCTAA
- a CDS encoding PadR family transcriptional regulator, with protein sequence MNAQFKKGVLELCVLTMIGRKDYYGYELVEEISKILEISEGTLYPILRRLTEEKYFETYLQESSEGPPRKYYRITKLGKEFQKDQFKQWMEFNNQIETLIGREIT encoded by the coding sequence ATGAATGCGCAATTTAAAAAAGGAGTCCTAGAACTGTGTGTGCTCACGATGATTGGGCGCAAGGACTACTACGGCTACGAGCTGGTCGAAGAAATTTCTAAAATTTTGGAAATTTCTGAGGGCACTCTTTACCCGATTCTTCGTCGTTTGACGGAAGAAAAATATTTCGAGACCTATTTGCAAGAATCTTCGGAAGGCCCTCCCCGCAAATACTATCGAATTACGAAACTGGGAAAAGAGTTTCAAAAAGATCAGTTCAAGCAATGGATGGAATTTAATAATCAAATCGAAACGCTTATTGGCAGGGAAATCACATGA
- a CDS encoding DUF1700 domain-containing protein yields the protein MNKQEFLKTLQEELERHQVPNVQDILSDYEEHFNHGLSKRKTEEEISESLGFPPTIAKAHKTESLISEIKNPEKGFQWSLAFNVIGRLLVIAPFNFIVLFIPGVVVLSLLASGWAVALAIGAVSLALLSLLPTLGTLSANAWAWVAGISSSMGLFGMAALGCMVMFLITKYIIMALINYLQWNLKFVLQK from the coding sequence ATGAATAAACAAGAGTTCTTAAAAACACTGCAGGAAGAACTTGAACGTCATCAGGTTCCAAATGTGCAGGACATTCTTTCTGACTATGAAGAACATTTCAATCACGGTTTGAGCAAAAGAAAAACCGAAGAAGAAATTTCTGAAAGCTTGGGATTTCCTCCGACCATCGCAAAGGCTCATAAAACAGAAAGCCTTATCAGCGAAATCAAAAATCCTGAAAAAGGATTTCAATGGAGTTTGGCTTTCAATGTGATCGGTCGCCTTTTGGTGATCGCGCCGTTTAATTTTATTGTTTTATTTATTCCGGGAGTTGTTGTGCTGTCCCTCCTTGCATCCGGTTGGGCAGTGGCATTGGCTATTGGCGCTGTAAGCTTAGCCCTTCTCTCGCTGCTACCCACGCTCGGCACCCTTTCCGCCAATGCGTGGGCGTGGGTGGCAGGCATTTCTTCCAGCATGGGGCTTTTTGGCATGGCCGCTTTGGGTTGCATGGTGATGTTCCTTATCACCAAGTACATCATCATGGCCTTGATCAATTACCTTCAGTGGAATCTTAAATTCGTTTTACAAAAGTAG
- a CDS encoding DUF4097 family beta strand repeat-containing protein, with translation MNLFTKFFIAFSVWTVAFLSLATYAGGKAFETDPHLVSKLEDKMNVSIRVGGVSKRFHSDSEMVNTQDTWNFAPPAEKMKIKLFTGNVSIKKSSGSEIKITATGDIDKSRAPRLLEAETTGNELKISEPEGDVVKKLDVHIEVPASFAQELDVVTVSGNVTVENLNVDELELKTVSGDIALNQVSANKIEMKSVSGNLNAEGASIKKIEGKSVSGNLAFANSLPADIDLTSVSGDVKMKLVKNDKTQFALKSVSGDIKNAHGSNKNGNYNVKVSTTSGDIEIE, from the coding sequence ATGAATCTCTTTACGAAATTTTTCATCGCGTTCTCTGTATGGACCGTGGCCTTTTTAAGTCTCGCGACCTACGCCGGAGGAAAAGCCTTTGAAACGGATCCTCACCTGGTTTCTAAGCTTGAAGATAAAATGAATGTTTCAATTCGAGTGGGTGGAGTTTCAAAAAGATTTCACAGCGATTCAGAAATGGTTAACACGCAAGACACTTGGAACTTCGCCCCTCCCGCAGAAAAAATGAAGATCAAGTTGTTTACCGGAAATGTCTCCATCAAAAAATCCAGCGGAAGTGAAATAAAAATCACCGCAACCGGAGATATAGATAAGAGCCGAGCTCCCCGCCTTCTTGAAGCAGAAACCACAGGAAATGAACTCAAGATCAGTGAACCTGAAGGAGACGTCGTTAAAAAACTCGACGTGCATATCGAGGTTCCTGCTTCATTTGCTCAGGAGCTTGACGTCGTTACTGTCAGTGGAAATGTGACAGTGGAAAATTTAAATGTGGACGAGTTGGAACTTAAAACTGTTTCTGGCGACATCGCTTTAAATCAAGTCTCTGCTAACAAAATAGAGATGAAATCTGTATCCGGAAATCTGAATGCCGAAGGCGCATCCATTAAGAAAATTGAAGGCAAATCCGTGAGCGGCAACTTGGCTTTTGCAAATTCGCTTCCCGCGGACATTGACCTGACTTCTGTTTCCGGCGACGTCAAAATGAAACTCGTTAAAAACGATAAAACGCAATTTGCTTTAAAATCTGTTTCTGGTGATATTAAAAACGCTCACGGCAGCAACAAAAACGGGAATTACAACGTTAAAGTGTCTACCACAAGCGGTGATATTGAGATTGAATAA
- a CDS encoding OmpH family outer membrane protein: MLRIFVFMTVVLLAAAYAGAESQVGFVDIPKAVQATSAGKKAKAELEVQFNKKKKELDQKEAQIKKLREDLDKKKSVLSAAALKEKQTEIQNEMLKFREDLGQSQADIQKKNDDLTKPVMEKLQRVIAKVSKDKGFSIVFQGTPDILYANPAVDLTDDVVKEFEKEK, from the coding sequence ATGCTAAGAATATTTGTCTTTATGACCGTCGTATTATTGGCTGCTGCCTATGCAGGCGCTGAGTCTCAAGTGGGTTTTGTTGATATTCCCAAGGCGGTTCAAGCGACTTCTGCTGGGAAAAAGGCGAAAGCAGAACTGGAAGTTCAGTTTAACAAAAAGAAAAAAGAACTGGATCAAAAGGAAGCTCAAATCAAAAAACTTCGCGAAGATTTGGATAAGAAAAAATCCGTTCTTTCAGCAGCAGCACTAAAGGAAAAGCAGACGGAAATTCAGAATGAAATGCTGAAATTCCGCGAAGACCTTGGACAAAGTCAGGCGGATATCCAAAAAAAGAATGACGATCTGACAAAACCCGTGATGGAGAAATTGCAGCGAGTGATCGCCAAAGTTTCCAAGGACAAGGGGTTTTCCATCGTCTTCCAAGGCACTCCTGATATTTTGTATGCAAATCCTGCCGTCGATCTCACTGACGATGTCGTTAAAGAATTTGAAAAAGAAAAATAG